The Chloroflexota bacterium genome contains the following window.
GCTGGGTCATTTGGCAAAAAACAGAAAGAAGACGCCGACGACAACGATGACAATCACGACGATGGCGATCAGCCCGATGAACAAAATGGTTTGCTCGCGGTCTTGCCGGGCTTTCTGCCGGGCCAGAAACTCCTGCCGTCGCTTCTCGGTTTCCCACATTTCGCCCAATCGTTTACGGCTGGACTCTTCTTCTTCAGCTTTCAACGATCCGGCCATTTTGCGTTGCTCTTCCAGTGTGGACTTGAACCCTCTGACTCGCCGCTCGTTCATAAACGAGATCGGGTCCAGATCGTGGCCGCACGAGGCGCAGTCTTCGGCCCCTGTCCAGTTCTTAGCGCCACAGTTAGGGCAGGCATACTTCAAGGGGTCGCCGCACTTCTTGCAGAACTCGGCGTCGGCGTCATTGGCGGTTTGGCAAACAGCGCACGTCACTTGATCAGGGGACATTGTTCCCGCCTTTCGGTTTCAAAATGCGGTAGTTGAATCCATTCATGATGATGGTTTCGACCGGCTCGTAGTTCTGGCCGATGGCGATCAGCACCGAGCGCGGGTAGAACTCAGCTTTGAGCACAATGACGTCGAAACTCTGAGCGTTAATCATATTCACCATCG
Protein-coding sequences here:
- a CDS encoding zinc ribbon domain-containing protein, encoding MSPDQVTCAVCQTANDADAEFCKKCGDPLKYACPNCGAKNWTGAEDCASCGHDLDPISFMNERRVRGFKSTLEEQRKMAGSLKAEEEESSRKRLGEMWETEKRRQEFLARQKARQDREQTILFIGLIAIVVIVIVVVGVFFLFFAK